The following proteins are co-located in the Spinactinospora alkalitolerans genome:
- a CDS encoding CAP domain-containing protein, with protein sequence MPVGLGLAAALILASPPSGDIEQQADDLNAVAPDEALPPTGFFPDSSPAESTASPAPAPPPESDPGATGGGEATGGTELRAEASPEQSERPSDDSDDSDDSGSGGGDSDGGGPGGGSGSGPGSGGDGGASALAAQVVDLTNAERADAGCAPLRIEERLVTASRSHSDDMAARDYMAHESPEGEGPGERAAEAGYDAWSGENVAAGYSSAEAVMEGWMNSPGHRRNILDCDSRAIGVAETDGYWTQMFGRK encoded by the coding sequence GTGCCCGTGGGCCTCGGTCTGGCGGCGGCCCTGATCCTCGCCTCGCCGCCCTCCGGCGACATCGAGCAGCAGGCCGACGACCTGAACGCGGTCGCCCCCGACGAGGCGCTGCCCCCCACCGGCTTCTTCCCCGACTCCTCCCCCGCCGAGAGCACGGCCTCCCCGGCCCCCGCTCCCCCGCCCGAGAGCGACCCCGGTGCCACCGGCGGCGGCGAGGCCACCGGCGGCACCGAGCTCCGGGCCGAGGCGAGCCCCGAGCAGAGCGAGCGCCCCTCCGACGATTCCGACGATTCCGACGACTCCGGGTCCGGCGGCGGGGACTCCGACGGCGGCGGACCGGGCGGCGGCTCCGGCTCCGGTCCGGGATCCGGCGGTGACGGCGGCGCGAGCGCCCTGGCCGCCCAGGTCGTCGACCTCACCAACGCCGAACGCGCCGACGCGGGCTGCGCACCGCTGCGGATCGAGGAGCGGCTCGTCACCGCCTCGCGGTCCCACAGCGACGACATGGCGGCGCGGGACTACATGGCGCACGAAAGCCCCGAGGGCGAAGGACCGGGCGAGCGCGCGGCCGAGGCCGGCTACGACGCCTGGTCCGGCGAGAACGTCGCCGCGGGCTACTCCTCGGCCGAGGCCGTCATGGAGGGCTGGATGAACAGCCCCGGCCACCGCAGGAACATCCTCGACTGCGACAGCCGCGCGATCGGCGTCGCCGAGACCGACGGCTACTGGACCCAGATGTTCGGCAGGAAGTGA
- the leuA gene encoding 2-isopropylmalate synthase, translated as MVPQQQPSGMPFQRYQPFPAVDLPDRTWPSTTITKAPRWLSTDLRDGNQALIEPMDPERKREIFDLLVRMGYKEIEVGFPSASQTDFEFVRSLIEGDAIPDDVQISVLTQAREDLIERTVQSLVGAKRATVHLYNATAPEFRRVVFGVDRDACKAIAVDGTRHVLKFAEEYLGDTEYFGYEYSPEIFIDTELDFALEVCEAVMDVYRPGPGREIILNLPATVERATPNVYADQIEWMSRNLSRREYVCLSVHPHNDRGTGVASAELAVMAGADRVEGCLFGHGERTGNVCLVTLGMNLFSQGVDPQIDFSDIDEIRRIVEHCTQLPVAPRHPYGGDLVYTAFSGSHQDAIKKGLIALEREAEAAGTPVERHPWKVPYLPIDPKEVGRDYEAVIRVNSQSGKGGVSYILHRDHALDLPRRLQIEFSHAVQEFTDTEGGEFAAERIWEVFTATYLAEDGPLGVMAHRSETTADGSYRVSADVRTQGEIREITGTGNGPISAFVDALAEVGVKVRVVDYSEHSMSEGGDARAAAYVEAEVDGGRTVWGVGINSNITTASLKAVCSAVNHAARG; from the coding sequence ATGGTGCCGCAGCAGCAGCCCAGTGGTATGCCCTTCCAGCGCTACCAGCCCTTTCCGGCCGTCGATCTGCCCGATCGCACCTGGCCGTCCACGACCATCACCAAGGCCCCGCGCTGGCTGTCCACCGACCTGCGCGACGGGAACCAGGCCCTGATCGAGCCGATGGACCCCGAGCGCAAGCGGGAGATCTTCGACCTGCTGGTCCGCATGGGCTACAAGGAGATCGAGGTCGGCTTCCCCTCGGCCAGCCAGACCGACTTCGAGTTCGTCCGCTCGCTGATCGAGGGCGACGCGATCCCCGACGACGTGCAGATCTCGGTGCTGACCCAGGCGCGCGAGGACCTGATCGAGCGCACCGTGCAGAGCCTGGTGGGCGCCAAGCGCGCGACCGTGCACCTGTACAACGCCACCGCGCCGGAGTTTCGCCGCGTGGTGTTCGGCGTCGACCGGGACGCCTGCAAGGCCATCGCGGTGGACGGCACCCGGCACGTGCTGAAGTTCGCCGAGGAGTACCTGGGCGACACCGAGTACTTCGGTTACGAGTACTCGCCGGAGATCTTCATCGACACCGAGCTGGACTTCGCCCTGGAGGTCTGCGAGGCGGTGATGGACGTCTACCGGCCCGGCCCCGGCCGCGAGATCATCCTGAACCTGCCGGCCACCGTCGAACGGGCCACGCCCAACGTCTACGCCGACCAGATCGAGTGGATGAGCCGCAACCTGTCGCGGCGCGAGTACGTCTGCCTGTCGGTGCACCCGCACAACGACCGCGGCACCGGGGTGGCCTCCGCCGAGCTGGCCGTCATGGCCGGGGCCGACCGCGTCGAGGGCTGCCTGTTCGGCCACGGCGAGCGCACCGGCAACGTCTGCCTGGTCACCCTGGGCATGAACCTGTTCAGCCAGGGCGTCGACCCGCAGATCGACTTCTCCGACATCGACGAGATCCGCCGCATCGTCGAGCACTGCACCCAACTGCCCGTCGCGCCGCGCCACCCCTACGGCGGCGACCTGGTCTACACGGCGTTCTCCGGTTCGCACCAGGACGCGATCAAGAAGGGCCTGATCGCGCTGGAGCGCGAGGCCGAGGCCGCGGGCACGCCGGTCGAGCGGCACCCGTGGAAGGTGCCCTACCTGCCGATCGACCCCAAGGAGGTCGGCCGCGACTACGAGGCCGTCATCCGGGTCAACAGCCAGTCGGGCAAGGGCGGGGTCTCCTACATCCTGCACCGCGACCACGCCCTGGACCTGCCGCGCCGCCTGCAGATCGAGTTCTCCCATGCGGTGCAGGAGTTCACCGACACCGAGGGCGGGGAGTTCGCCGCCGAGCGCATCTGGGAGGTCTTCACCGCCACCTACCTGGCCGAGGACGGCCCCCTGGGCGTGATGGCGCACCGTTCCGAGACCACCGCCGACGGCTCCTACCGGGTCAGCGCCGACGTGCGCACCCAGGGCGAGATCCGTGAGATCACCGGCACCGGCAACGGCCCCATCTCCGCCTTCGTCGACGCGCTGGCCGAGGTCGGCGTGAAGGTGCGCGTGGTGGACTACAGCGAGCACTCCATGAGCGAGGGCGGCGACGCCCGCGCCGCGGCCTACGTCGAGGCCGAGGTGGACGGCGGCCGCACGGTCTGGGGCGTGGGCATCAACAGCAACATCACCACGGCCTCGCTGAAGGCCGTGTGCAGCGCGGTCAACCACGCCGCGCGCGGCTGA
- the alc gene encoding allantoicase, which produces MTDQEFLRFPDLAVRSLGGAVVYANDESFAERENLIKPTAPLFDESDFGHKGKVYDGWETRRRRTPGHDWAVVRLGAPGVVHGVVVDTAWFKGNYPPEVSVEAAGFEGHPTVEQLNEAEWTTIVPRSPVSGHAANPFAVTDPHRYTHVRLTMYPDGGIARFRVHGEAVVDPRLLVTGGLDLAALENGGRVVGCSNEFYSSPANLISPGRARIMGEGWENARRRDGGNDWVEFALAGCGEVRMLELDTSYFLFNAPGAARVTGCDETASDPADEGAWFTLLERTDLLPDTRHRFVVQTPRPATRLRLDVYPDGGLARFRAVGTPSADGRCALWLRWLNALPRAQADAALSTFGLTGAQIADVLAARPIEKADGLPAALADAVRGPAADAR; this is translated from the coding sequence GTGACCGACCAGGAGTTCCTCCGTTTCCCCGATCTCGCCGTCCGCTCCCTCGGCGGCGCCGTCGTCTACGCCAACGATGAGTCCTTCGCCGAGCGCGAGAACCTCATCAAGCCGACGGCCCCGCTGTTCGACGAGTCGGACTTCGGGCACAAGGGCAAGGTCTACGACGGGTGGGAGACCCGCAGGCGGAGGACTCCCGGCCACGACTGGGCCGTCGTCCGGCTGGGCGCGCCCGGTGTCGTCCACGGCGTGGTCGTCGACACCGCGTGGTTCAAGGGCAACTACCCGCCGGAGGTCTCGGTGGAGGCGGCCGGCTTCGAGGGCCACCCGACGGTGGAGCAGCTCAACGAAGCCGAGTGGACCACGATCGTGCCGAGGTCGCCGGTCAGCGGCCACGCCGCCAACCCGTTCGCCGTCACCGACCCGCACCGCTACACCCACGTGCGGCTCACCATGTACCCCGACGGCGGCATCGCCCGCTTCAGGGTGCACGGCGAGGCCGTCGTCGACCCCCGCCTCCTCGTCACCGGCGGCCTCGACCTGGCCGCGCTGGAGAACGGCGGCCGCGTCGTCGGGTGCAGCAACGAGTTCTACTCCTCGCCGGCCAACCTCATCTCGCCCGGGCGCGCCCGCATCATGGGCGAGGGCTGGGAGAACGCCCGCCGCCGCGACGGCGGCAACGACTGGGTGGAGTTCGCGCTGGCCGGCTGCGGCGAGGTCCGGATGCTGGAGCTCGACACCAGCTACTTCCTGTTCAACGCCCCGGGCGCGGCGCGGGTGACCGGATGCGACGAGACCGCCTCCGACCCCGCCGACGAGGGCGCGTGGTTCACCCTCCTCGAGCGCACCGACCTGCTGCCCGACACCCGGCACCGATTCGTCGTGCAGACCCCCCGGCCGGCCACCAGGCTGCGACTGGACGTCTACCCCGACGGGGGCCTGGCACGCTTCAGGGCCGTGGGCACCCCCTCCGCCGACGGCCGCTGCGCGCTGTGGCTGCGCTGGCTGAACGCGCTGCCGCGGGCGCAGGCCGACGCGGCCCTGAGCACCTTCGGCCTGACCGGTGCGCAGATCGCCGACGTGCTGGCCGCCCGCCCGATCGAGAAGGCGGACGGGCTCCCCGCCGCGCTGGCCGACGCCGTGCGCGGACCGGCCGCCGACGCGCGGTAG
- the gcl gene encoding glyoxylate carboligase, with protein sequence MVQIPAMRAVVDVLRSEGVDTIFGCPGAAILPFYAALQGSGIEHLIVRHEEGATHMADGWARTTGNVGVAVGTSGPAGTNMITGLYTAIADSIPIICITGQAVSTKLHQEAFQAVDIVDIAKPVTKWAVQVKEAAQAPWIFREAFRIARSGRPGPVLIDLPLDVQKEIIEWDSGIDAPLPVPAVEPHLPRVERALDMLLAAERPLLLSGGGVITGGAHEELVELAEYLQIPVQVTLMGKGSIDEDHALYSGMAGIQTSQRYGNASFLESDLVLALGARFGDRHTGTLDVYRGERKFIHVDIEPTQIGKVFQPDLGIVSDTRRFLRALLDAAKRRGAGREAGTWVSRIQELRATLTRREDFDSAPIKAPRVYKEINEVFDADTYFVTAIGLYQIWGGQHQKASLPRHYQICGQAGPLGWEIPAAIGVKKALKATEPDAEVVGIVGDYSFQYMVEELAVAAQYNVPYVLIMLNNEYLGLIRQAEIPFDMNFEVDIHYDEFGSDNVKIMEAYGCSGRRVLDPAQIRETLEWARKQAQATSRPVLVEIMIEREANTPHGPSIDAVKEFEPLPGEPAA encoded by the coding sequence ATGGTACAGATACCCGCCATGCGCGCCGTCGTCGACGTGCTGCGCTCCGAAGGCGTCGACACGATCTTCGGCTGCCCCGGGGCCGCCATCCTGCCGTTCTACGCCGCCCTGCAGGGCAGCGGCATCGAACACCTCATCGTCCGGCACGAAGAGGGCGCCACCCACATGGCCGACGGCTGGGCCCGGACCACGGGCAACGTCGGCGTCGCGGTCGGCACCTCAGGCCCGGCCGGCACCAACATGATCACCGGCCTCTACACCGCGATCGCCGACTCGATCCCGATCATCTGCATCACCGGCCAGGCGGTCAGCACCAAGCTGCACCAGGAGGCGTTCCAGGCCGTCGACATCGTGGATATCGCCAAGCCGGTCACCAAGTGGGCGGTGCAGGTCAAGGAGGCCGCGCAGGCCCCGTGGATCTTCCGCGAGGCGTTCCGCATCGCCCGCTCCGGCCGTCCCGGCCCGGTCCTGATCGACCTGCCGCTGGACGTGCAGAAGGAGATCATCGAGTGGGACTCCGGCATCGACGCGCCGCTGCCCGTCCCCGCAGTCGAGCCGCACCTGCCGCGCGTCGAGCGCGCCCTGGACATGCTGCTGGCGGCCGAGCGCCCGCTACTGCTGTCCGGCGGCGGCGTGATCACCGGCGGGGCGCACGAGGAGCTCGTCGAGCTGGCCGAGTACCTGCAGATCCCGGTGCAGGTCACGCTCATGGGCAAGGGCTCCATCGACGAGGACCACGCCCTGTACTCCGGCATGGCCGGCATCCAGACCTCGCAGCGCTACGGCAACGCCTCGTTCCTGGAGTCGGACCTGGTGCTGGCGCTGGGCGCCCGCTTCGGCGACCGGCACACCGGCACCCTCGACGTCTACCGCGGTGAGCGCAAGTTCATCCACGTCGACATCGAGCCCACCCAGATCGGCAAGGTCTTCCAGCCCGACCTCGGCATCGTCTCCGACACCAGGCGCTTCCTGCGGGCGCTGCTCGACGCGGCCAAGCGGCGCGGCGCCGGGCGGGAAGCGGGCACGTGGGTCTCCCGGATCCAGGAGCTGCGCGCCACGCTGACCCGGCGCGAGGACTTCGACTCGGCCCCGATCAAGGCCCCGCGGGTGTACAAGGAGATCAACGAGGTCTTCGACGCCGACACCTACTTCGTGACCGCGATCGGCCTGTACCAGATCTGGGGCGGCCAGCACCAGAAGGCCTCCCTGCCGCGGCACTACCAGATCTGCGGCCAGGCCGGCCCGCTCGGCTGGGAGATCCCGGCCGCGATCGGCGTCAAGAAGGCGCTGAAGGCCACCGAGCCCGACGCCGAGGTCGTCGGTATCGTCGGCGACTACAGTTTCCAGTACATGGTGGAGGAACTGGCCGTCGCGGCGCAGTACAACGTTCCCTACGTCCTCATCATGCTGAACAACGAGTACCTCGGCCTCATCCGTCAAGCGGAGATCCCGTTCGACATGAACTTCGAGGTCGACATCCACTACGACGAGTTCGGCTCGGACAACGTCAAGATCATGGAGGCCTACGGCTGCTCCGGCCGCCGCGTCCTCGACCCGGCGCAGATCCGCGAGACGCTGGAGTGGGCGCGCAAGCAGGCCCAGGCGACCTCGCGGCCGGTGCTGGTCGAGATCATGATCGAGCGGGAGGCCAACACGCCGCACGGCCCCTCCATCGACGCCGTCAAGGAGTTCGAGCCGCTCCCCGGCGAGCCCGCGGCCTAG
- a CDS encoding 2-hydroxy-3-oxopropionate reductase, translating to MTQVRSIAFVGLGIMGLPMAINLVKAGFEVTGYTLEAERTQRLAAEGGKAAGSIAEAVGGADAVITMVPDSPDVEAVLLGEDGVFANAASGALVIDMSTIRPDVARTVSEEGAKRGFRVLDAPVSGGEAGAVEAKLSIMVGGDTADFATARPVFDVLGTTPVHVGPSGAGQTVKAANQLIVAGNIQLVAEALVFLEAHGVDTEAGLEVLNGGLAGSTVMTRKGEAMRHRRFEPGFRIALHDKDMKIVTTAAREAGVAIPLGALVAQFVGALKAQGHGGLDHSALLKIVEQLSAGER from the coding sequence ATGACCCAGGTGCGCAGCATCGCCTTCGTCGGCCTCGGCATCATGGGCCTGCCCATGGCGATCAACCTCGTCAAGGCCGGCTTCGAGGTCACCGGCTACACCCTCGAAGCCGAAAGGACCCAGCGGCTGGCCGCCGAGGGCGGCAAGGCCGCGGGCTCCATCGCCGAGGCGGTCGGCGGCGCCGACGCCGTCATCACGATGGTCCCCGACTCCCCGGACGTCGAGGCCGTTCTCCTCGGCGAGGACGGCGTGTTCGCCAACGCGGCGTCCGGGGCCCTCGTCATCGACATGAGCACCATCCGCCCCGACGTCGCCCGCACGGTCTCCGAAGAGGGCGCGAAGCGCGGCTTCCGGGTCCTCGACGCCCCGGTCAGCGGCGGCGAGGCCGGTGCCGTCGAGGCGAAGCTGTCCATCATGGTCGGCGGCGACACGGCCGACTTCGCGACCGCCAGGCCGGTCTTCGACGTGCTCGGCACGACCCCGGTGCACGTCGGCCCCTCGGGCGCCGGCCAGACGGTGAAGGCGGCCAACCAGCTCATCGTGGCGGGCAACATCCAGCTCGTCGCCGAGGCGCTGGTCTTCCTTGAGGCGCACGGCGTCGACACCGAGGCCGGGCTGGAGGTCCTCAACGGCGGACTGGCCGGCAGCACCGTCATGACCCGCAAGGGCGAGGCGATGCGCCACCGGCGGTTCGAGCCGGGCTTCCGGATCGCCCTGCACGACAAGGACATGAAGATCGTGACGACCGCGGCCCGCGAGGCCGGCGTCGCGATCCCGCTGGGCGCGCTCGTGGCGCAGTTCGTGGGCGCGCTCAAGGCCCAGGGCCACGGCGGACTCGACCACTCCGCACTGCTCAAGATCGTGGAGCAGCTCTCCGCCGGGGAGCGGTAG
- a CDS encoding hydroxypyruvate isomerase family protein: MGHSLRYTVNCSLLFTELPLLERPAAARAAGFDAVEFWWPFTRPVPDDADVDAFVRAVTDAGVELSGLNFFAGDMPAGDRGVLSSPSRAGEFRDNIDVVVEIGRRLGTKGFNALYGLREEGVDPAESDRVALESITAAAKAVDAIGGTVLIEPVSGASGYPLTTAAEGLEIVAAARRNGADNVALLADFFHLAVNGDDVAAVVERHAAEFGHIQIADAPGRGEPGTGGLPLPELLAAAQSKGYAGYVGLEYKPTVPTTESFGWIGR, encoded by the coding sequence ATGGGCCACTCACTGCGCTACACGGTGAACTGCTCGCTGCTCTTCACCGAGCTGCCCCTGCTCGAACGCCCGGCCGCGGCGCGCGCCGCCGGATTCGACGCCGTCGAGTTCTGGTGGCCGTTCACCCGCCCGGTCCCCGACGACGCCGATGTCGACGCCTTCGTCCGGGCCGTCACCGACGCCGGGGTCGAGCTCAGCGGCCTGAACTTCTTCGCCGGCGACATGCCGGCCGGTGACCGCGGCGTGCTGTCCTCGCCGTCGCGGGCGGGAGAGTTCCGCGACAACATCGACGTCGTCGTCGAGATCGGCCGCCGCCTGGGGACCAAGGGCTTCAACGCCCTCTACGGCCTGCGCGAGGAGGGCGTCGACCCGGCCGAATCCGACCGGGTGGCGCTGGAGAGCATCACCGCGGCAGCGAAGGCGGTCGACGCCATCGGCGGCACCGTCCTGATCGAACCGGTCAGCGGCGCGTCCGGCTACCCGCTCACGACCGCGGCCGAGGGCCTGGAGATCGTGGCCGCGGCCAGGCGCAACGGCGCCGACAACGTCGCGCTGCTCGCCGACTTCTTCCACCTGGCGGTCAACGGCGACGACGTCGCCGCGGTGGTCGAGCGGCACGCCGCGGAGTTCGGCCACATCCAGATCGCCGACGCCCCCGGCCGCGGCGAGCCCGGAACCGGCGGGCTGCCGCTGCCCGAGCTCCTGGCCGCGGCCCAGTCCAAGGGATACGCGGGCTACGTGGGCCTGGAGTACAAGCCGACCGTGCCCACCACCGAGAGCTTCGGCTGGATCGGGCGCTGA
- the uraD gene encoding 2-oxo-4-hydroxy-4-carboxy-5-ureidoimidazoline decarboxylase: MSDSTRAGAVTDSGLARINALDAEAFRTEFTQCLDIDRWVNALESGRPFGTRRELLDAADARAREITDAEVAEALARHPRIGERARGRGTEAAWSRGEQAGMDSAQDEVQEAMRAGNAEYERRFGQIYLVCASGRSSEELLADLRGRLDNDPGTEARIVAEELRKIALLRVGKVLDAS, translated from the coding sequence ATGTCCGACAGCACCCGCGCCGGAGCGGTCACCGATTCCGGGCTCGCGCGGATCAACGCGCTGGACGCCGAAGCGTTCCGCACCGAGTTCACCCAGTGCCTCGACATCGACCGCTGGGTGAACGCCCTGGAGAGCGGGCGCCCCTTCGGCACCCGGCGGGAACTGCTCGACGCCGCCGACGCCCGCGCCCGCGAGATCACCGACGCGGAGGTGGCCGAAGCCCTGGCGCGCCACCCGCGGATCGGCGAGCGCGCGCGGGGCAGGGGCACCGAGGCCGCCTGGTCGCGCGGCGAGCAGGCCGGGATGGACAGCGCGCAGGACGAGGTCCAGGAGGCCATGCGCGCCGGCAACGCCGAGTACGAGCGCCGCTTCGGACAGATCTACCTGGTGTGCGCGAGCGGCCGCTCCAGCGAGGAGCTGCTGGCCGACCTCAGGGGCCGGCTGGACAACGACCCGGGCACCGAGGCCCGGATCGTCGCCGAGGAACTCCGCAAGATCGCGCTGCTGCGCGTTGGAAAGGTGCTCGACGCGTCATGA
- the uraH gene encoding hydroxyisourate hydrolase has protein sequence MTTPSHVTTHVLDAALGRPAAGVPVVLEAAGAEKASWRPVASGTTNDDGRVPDLGPERLSAGVYRVTFDTADYFERTGQRGFYPEVTVVFEIADEDAHYHVPLLLSPFAFSTYRGS, from the coding sequence ATGACGACACCCAGCCACGTGACGACGCACGTCCTGGACGCCGCCCTCGGGCGGCCGGCCGCAGGGGTCCCCGTGGTCCTGGAGGCCGCCGGCGCCGAAAAGGCCTCGTGGAGGCCGGTGGCGAGCGGTACCACCAACGACGACGGGCGCGTCCCCGACCTCGGCCCCGAACGGCTGTCCGCCGGGGTCTACCGCGTCACCTTCGACACGGCGGACTACTTCGAACGCACCGGCCAGCGGGGCTTCTACCCCGAGGTCACCGTGGTCTTCGAGATCGCGGACGAGGACGCGCACTACCACGTGCCGCTGCTGCTCAGCCCGTTCGCCTTCTCCACCTACCGGGGCAGCTAG
- the pucL gene encoding factor-independent urate hydroxylase yields MAIRLGDNQYGKAEVRLVRINRDSDVHTIKDVNVTSQLRGDFEAVHTEGDNGNCVATDTQKNTVYAFARRYGVGAIEDFALRLARYHVDTFDQVHGARQEIEEYSWNRIDTAAGPHDHSFVRRGGETRTTVVTKDGDREWVVSGFEGLTVLKSTGSEFHGYPKTEYTTLKETTDRILATDVKARWRYIGTDLDWDKTYASITSIMLEAFAETHSLALQQTLYRMGEAVLEAHPEVAEVRFSMPNNHHFLVDLSPFDLDNPNEVFFAADRPYGKIEATVLRDDAPEPGRAWETVPGFI; encoded by the coding sequence ATGGCGATCCGTCTCGGAGACAACCAGTACGGCAAGGCCGAGGTGCGCCTGGTCCGCATCAACCGCGACAGCGACGTCCACACCATCAAGGACGTGAACGTCACCTCCCAGCTGCGCGGCGACTTCGAAGCGGTGCACACCGAGGGCGACAACGGCAACTGCGTGGCGACCGACACCCAGAAGAACACCGTCTACGCGTTCGCCAGGAGGTACGGCGTCGGCGCGATCGAGGACTTCGCGCTGCGCCTGGCCCGGTACCACGTCGACACCTTCGACCAGGTACACGGCGCCCGCCAGGAGATCGAGGAGTACTCCTGGAACCGGATCGACACCGCCGCGGGCCCGCACGACCACTCCTTCGTCCGCCGGGGCGGGGAGACCCGCACCACCGTCGTCACCAAGGACGGCGACCGGGAGTGGGTCGTCTCCGGCTTCGAGGGCCTGACCGTCCTGAAGTCGACCGGCTCGGAGTTCCACGGCTACCCCAAGACCGAGTACACCACGCTGAAGGAGACCACGGACCGGATCCTGGCCACCGACGTCAAGGCCCGCTGGCGCTACATCGGCACCGACCTCGACTGGGACAAGACCTACGCCTCCATCACCTCGATCATGCTGGAGGCCTTCGCCGAGACCCACAGCCTCGCGCTGCAGCAGACGCTGTACCGGATGGGCGAGGCCGTACTGGAGGCCCACCCCGAGGTGGCCGAGGTCAGGTTCTCGATGCCGAACAACCACCACTTCCTGGTGGACCTCTCCCCGTTCGACCTGGACAACCCCAACGAGGTCTTCTTCGCGGCCGACCGGCCCTACGGCAAGATCGAGGCGACCGTCCTGCGCGACGACGCCCCCGAGCCCGGCCGGGCCTGGGAGACCGTTCCGGGCTTCATCTGA
- a CDS encoding nucleobase:cation symporter-2 family protein, with protein MRFRKSANSASATTDATDNAASRPEDEKLPPKLLLLYGLQHILTMYAGAVAPALVIGAAAGLDGGDLGVLVSGALLVAGIATLLQTIGVLRVGAQMPIVVGSSFVPVSAMTAIATDQGMPVVFGASLVGGVFAFLLTPFFGQLIRFFPPVVTGSLITVIGLSLMPVAAGWVINGAEGGVPALGDLGLAGATLALVLLFSRVLPGLLSRISILLGLIAGTLLAIPFGKADFSQIGAGAVFSVGSPLHFGGFQFETAAILTMCVVMLVVLTEGASHIIAVGEIIGTKVDSKRIAAGLRADVSASIVGPIFNSTPGSSFAQNIGLIALTRVKSRYVVATGAGMLIVLGLFPVLGRLVAAIPMPVLGGAGLVLFGTVAASGIRTLGKVDFDDNLNLIIVATSLGFGIIPLAVPAFYDGFPDWLALILHSGIVGAAIVAIVLNICFNIIGGGRYEEGPSVFAAAPTLDRDYPESAAEPGSAPREEESPQVPVQAPSGEDAPAGAESDDRLAPRHD; from the coding sequence ATGAGATTCCGCAAGAGCGCGAACAGTGCCTCGGCCACAACAGACGCCACCGACAACGCTGCGAGCCGTCCGGAGGACGAGAAGCTCCCCCCGAAACTGCTGCTGCTCTACGGGCTGCAGCACATCCTCACCATGTACGCCGGCGCCGTCGCCCCCGCCCTGGTCATCGGCGCCGCCGCCGGACTGGACGGGGGCGACCTCGGCGTCCTGGTCAGCGGCGCCCTGCTGGTCGCCGGCATCGCGACCCTGCTGCAGACGATCGGCGTCCTGCGCGTCGGCGCGCAGATGCCCATCGTCGTGGGATCGTCGTTCGTCCCGGTCAGCGCCATGACCGCCATCGCGACCGACCAGGGAATGCCGGTGGTGTTCGGCGCCTCCCTCGTCGGCGGGGTCTTCGCCTTCCTGCTGACCCCGTTCTTCGGTCAGCTCATCCGCTTCTTCCCGCCGGTGGTGACGGGCAGCCTGATCACCGTCATCGGCCTGTCGCTGATGCCGGTCGCCGCCGGATGGGTGATCAACGGCGCCGAGGGCGGCGTACCGGCCCTGGGCGACCTCGGGCTGGCCGGCGCCACCCTCGCCTTGGTGCTGCTCTTCTCCCGGGTGCTGCCCGGCCTGCTCAGCCGCATCTCGATCCTGCTGGGTCTGATCGCCGGCACCCTGCTGGCCATCCCGTTCGGCAAGGCCGACTTCAGCCAGATCGGCGCGGGCGCGGTGTTCTCGGTCGGCTCCCCGCTGCACTTCGGCGGCTTCCAATTCGAGACCGCGGCGATCCTGACGATGTGCGTGGTCATGCTGGTGGTCCTCACCGAGGGCGCCTCGCACATCATCGCCGTCGGCGAGATCATCGGCACCAAGGTCGACAGCAAGCGCATCGCCGCCGGACTGCGCGCCGACGTGAGCGCCTCCATCGTCGGCCCGATCTTCAACAGCACGCCGGGGAGCTCGTTCGCGCAGAACATCGGCCTGATCGCGCTGACCAGGGTCAAGAGCCGCTACGTCGTGGCCACGGGCGCGGGGATGCTCATCGTCCTGGGCCTCTTCCCCGTCCTGGGCCGACTCGTCGCCGCGATCCCGATGCCGGTGCTCGGCGGCGCGGGCCTGGTGCTCTTCGGCACCGTCGCGGCCAGCGGCATCCGCACCCTGGGCAAGGTCGACTTCGACGACAACCTCAACCTGATCATCGTCGCCACGTCGCTGGGCTTCGGGATCATCCCGCTGGCCGTGCCGGCCTTCTACGACGGCTTCCCCGACTGGCTCGCGCTGATCCTGCACTCCGGCATCGTCGGCGCCGCGATCGTCGCGATCGTGCTCAACATCTGCTTCAACATCATCGGCGGCGGGCGCTACGAGGAGGGGCCGTCGGTCTTCGCCGCGGCGCCCACCCTGGACCGCGACTACCCCGAATCCGCGGCCGAACCCGGCTCCGCCCCCCGGGAGGAGGAGTCCCCGCAGGTGCCCGTCCAGGCACCCTCCGGGGAGGACGCGCCGGCCGGCGCCGAGAGCGACGACCGCCTCGCACCCCGGCACGACTGA